From Tiliqua scincoides isolate rTilSci1 chromosome 2, rTilSci1.hap2, whole genome shotgun sequence, the proteins below share one genomic window:
- the LOC136641550 gene encoding E3 ubiquitin-protein ligase TRIM7-like, translating into MAAPGSLVKQFCEEATCPVCLEYFTDPVITECGHNFCRACLTQSCGEPGRSSCCCPECREPVQQNNLRPNRKLANIAEISKKSGLQVAKGTEGAGGACERHQEPLNLFCKDDKAPICVVCQKSKEHRDHQVIPLEKAPVEYKTTDGSGEVCETHQKPLKLFCRDDEAPFCVECDQSQQHRNHHMIPVEEAAEEYQEKIQAMLQSLEKKREKMVKQKVVEEQRNQECLKQLKEELQEVASFFKEIHRFLEEKERFWLKALSDLEKEMKKSQEKNITRLSKEILQFSELIKNVEWKCQQPPSTFLQDIGETLKRCLERQTRHQLELSSGLEWRFKKDFLKTSVLKEVMEEFEGSLKGGLSQESVTLDPNTAHRHLDVSADEKSVTWRGSCPKLPDNPERFSSTSCVLGHERFTSGKHCWEVLVESPLWARNAEHWAVGVARDTVQRKERICLSPDKGIWAVGKDSSDPHAVWAYTPPVNTLLTSGSRDLRKIRVFLDYEDGRVEFVDADTGNWVFSFPPASFSGEEIRPFFRVSAAAARLKC; encoded by the exons ATGGCAGCCCCTGGAAGTCTGGTCAAGCAGTTCTGCGAGGAGGCCACCTGTCCTGTCTGCCTGGAGTACTTCACCGATCCAGTGATCACTGAGTGTGGGCACAACTTCTGCAGAGCCTGCCTGACCCAGTCCTGCGGGGAGCCAGGCAgaagctcctgctgctgccctgaGTGCAGAGAACCTGTTCAGCAAAACAACCTCAGGCCCAACAGGAAACTGGCAAACATTGCAGAAATCagcaagaaatccggtctccagGTGGCAAAGGGGACAGAAGGTGCAGGAGGAGCCTGCGAGAGGCACCAGGAGCCCCTGAACCTCTtctgcaaggatgataaagcccCCATCTGTGTGGTGTGTCAAAAATCCAAAGAGCACAGGGACCATCAAGTGATTCCTCTGGAGAAGGCACCTGTAGAGTACAAG ACCACGGATGGCTCAGGAGAAGTGTGTGAGACACACCAGAAGCCCCTGAAACTTTTCTGCCGGGATGATGAAGCCCCCTTCTGTGTCGAGTGTGACCAGTCCCAACAGCACCGAAATCACCACATGATTCCTGTGGAAGAGGCTGCTGAAGAGTACCAG GAAAAAATCCAGGCCATGCTGCAATCtctggagaaaaagagagagaagatggTGAAGCAGAAAGTGGTTGAAGAGCAGAGAAACCAAGAATGCCTG AAACAGTTGAAAGAGGAGTTGCAGGAGGTTGCATCTTTCTTCAAGGAAATCCACAGGTTCCTTGAAGAAAAAGAGCGCTTCTGGCTGAAGGCACTGTCTGATCTGGAGAAGGAGATGAAGAAGAGTCAGGAGAAAAACATAACCAGACTCTCCAAGGAGATCTTGCAATTCAGTGAGCTGATCAAGAATGTGGAGTGGAAGTGCCAGCAGCCACCGAGTACATTTCTGCAG GATATCGGAGAGACCTTGAAAAG GTGTCTGGAAAGACAAACAAGGCATCAGCTGGAGCTTTCTTCGGGGCTGGAGTGGAGATTCAAAAAGGACTTTCTGAAAACATCAGTTCTTAAAGAAGTCATGGAAGAGTTTGAAG GGTCACTGAAGGGAGGACTAAGCCAAG AGAGTGTGACTCTGGATCCGAACACAGCACATCGCCATCTGGATGTGTCTGCGGATGAGAAGAGTGTGACATGGAGAGGCTCCTGTCCGAAACTGCCTGACAACCCTGAGCGATTTAGTTCCACGTCCTGTGTGCTGGGCCATGAGAGATTCACTTCAGGAAAACACTGCTGGGAAGTGCTGGTGGAGTCACCGCTGTGGGCAAGGAATGCGGAACATTGGGCTGTGGGGGTCGCAAGAGATACTGTCCAGAGGAAGGAAAGGATTTGCCTTAGTCCTGATAAGGGGATCTGGGCTGTGGGCAAGGACTCATCTGATCCTCATGCTGTTTGGGCTTATACTCCCCCTGTGAATACCCTTCTGACCTCAGGAAGCCGTGATCTCAGGAAGATCCGGGTGTTCCTTGACTATGAAGACGGACGTGTGGAATTTGTCGATGCTGACACAGGCAACTGGGTATTTTCTTTCCCCCCAGCCTCATTCTCTGGGGAGGAGATCAGACCCTTTTTCCgggtttcagcagcagcagctagacTGAAATGCTGA
- the LOC136641232 gene encoding zinc finger protein RFP-like, with product MAGGGPIKELCDEATCSICLEYFKDPVILDCGHNFCQACLTQCWGEFDRGISCPQCRETAQPRNFRPNWQLANVVEIIKKLEEEGRVEDQAGLCERHQEPLKLFCKDDQTSICVVCDRSKEHKDHKVVPVEEHAQEYEEKAELKTLEKEREILVDQKVTEELRTRDFLTQLEMEKQKITSAFERMYDFLEDLELLRLAQLGGLKREIEEKHNGNLTRLSEEIAYLSNLITELGEKCQQPESDFLQDIRSTLSRYENRHVRPLMVFSPRLEGRLRIYSQTNATLEKTMEKYKVNFTLDPDTANPFLILSDDLKSVRRGSRYQDLPDNPERFDLMMSVLGCERFTSGRHWWEVEVEENLGRWAVGVVQESIRRKGLVRISPSEGFWAVGRSFRDTSSPCQVLAFTAPKPTPLNLRRKLRKIRVSLDYEEGHVEFFDVDSNDLIFCFPSASFSGERLLPFFRVWKGVRLKC from the exons ATGGCAGGTGGGGGTCCCATCAAGGAGCTCTGCGATGAAGCTACTTGTTCCATCTGCCTGGAATACTTCAAAGATCCTGTGATTCTTGACTGTGGGCATAATTTCTGCCAAGCCTGCCTCACCCAGTGCTGGGGGGAGTTTGACAGAGGCATTTCTTGTCCTCAGTGTAGAGAAACGGCTCAACCAAGAAACTTCAGGCCAAACTGGCAACTGGCAAATGTTGTAGaaatcatcaagaaacttgaggaggagggaagagtaGAGGACCAGGCAGGACTCTGTGAGAGGCACCAGGAACCCCTGAAGCTCTTCTGCAAGGATGATCAAACCTCCATCTGTGTGGTATGTGACAGATCCAAGGAACACAAGGATCATAAGGTGGTCCCTGTTGAAGAGCATGCCCAAGAGTATGAG GAAAAGGCTGAGCTGAAGACtctagaaaaagagagagaaattcttGTAGATCAGAAAGTGACCGAAGAACTGAGGACTCGGGATTTTCTG ACACAATTAGAAATGGAGAAGCAGAAGATCACATCTGCCTTTGAGCGGATGTACGACTTTCTTGAAGACCTGGAGCTCCTCAGGTTGGCCCAGCTTGGAGGTCTGAAGAGAGAGATTGAAGAGAAACACAACGGGAACCTCACCAGGCTCTCAGAGGAGATTGCCTATCTTAGTAATTTGATCACAGAGCTAGGAGAGAAGTGCCAACAGCCAGAAAGTGACTTCCTGCAG GACATCAGAAGCACCTTGAGCAG ATATGAGAACCGGCACGTGAGACCGTTGATGGTATTTTCTCCAAGACTGGAGGGGAGACTCAGGATTTACTCTCAGACCAATGCTACTCTAGAAAAGACTATGGAGAAATATAAAG TGAATTTTACTCTAGACCCAGACACAGCAAACCCTTTCCTCATTCTATCCGACGACCTGAAGAGTGTGAGAAGAGGAAGCCGATACCAGGACTTGCCGGACAACCCTGAGAGATTTGATCTTATGATGAGTGTGCTGGGCTGTGAGAGATTCACTTCAGGAAGACACTGGtgggaggtggaggtggaagaGAATTtgggaaggtgggcagtgggagtgGTGCAGGAGTCTATTAGGAGGAAGGGGCTTGTCCGCATTAGTCCAAGTGAGGGGTTCTGGGCTGTGGGGAGGTCATTCCGTGACACCTCCTCACCTTGTCAAGTCTTGGCTTTCACTGCCCCTAAGCCCACCCCTTTGAATTTGAGACGGAAGCTCAGGAAGATCCGGGTATCCCTGGACTATGAAGAGGGTCATGTGGAATTCTTTGATGTTGATTCCAATGATCTGATCTTCTGTTTCCCATCTGCCTCATTCTCTGGGGAGAGGCTCCTCCCTTTCTTCCGGGTGTGGAAGGGAGTCAGACTCAAGTGCTGA